From Rickettsia endosymbiont of Ceutorhynchus obstrictus, a single genomic window includes:
- a CDS encoding DUF1828 domain-containing protein, producing MARDIRTLIDDYHTWLKDKTDWQQLTNCIEITTPYLDRHNDYIQIYLKQEKDYYILTDDSYTLEDLEQSGYALDSPARQKFLETTLNGFGIQKNKNELFTEINHRNFALNKHNLIQAILAVNYLFYSKVEC from the coding sequence ATGGCTAGGGACATTAGAACTCTTATAGATGATTATCATACATGGTTAAAAGATAAAACAGATTGGCAGCAATTAACAAATTGCATAGAGATCACTACTCCCTACCTTGATCGACATAATGATTATATCCAAATTTATCTAAAGCAGGAAAAAGACTATTATATCCTGACTGATGATAGTTATACTCTTGAAGATTTAGAGCAATCAGGATATGCATTGGACTCTCCTGCTAGACAAAAATTTTTAGAAACGACACTTAACGGCTTTGGAATACAAAAGAATAAGAACGAATTATTTACTGAAATTAACCATCGGAATTTTGCTTTAAATAAACATAACCTTATCCAAGCAATTTTAGCTGTTAATTATCTGTTTTATAGCAAGGTTGAATGTTAA
- a CDS encoding PD-(D/E)XK nuclease family transposase translates to MSNIVSFDYAIKNLLRNKGDYDIVEGFISIILKDAGYSAVKITAVLESESNKEKETLKSSVADVVVEDEQGHKYIVEIDRSHTDLFLKKACFNSSRLIVDSISKSEDYSTIKKVFHINLLYFPFANMKVPLYHGKTVFREVDHKHPMHLHLADMGGRIFDNYNLFPEYFVISVPLFDDVVKDEMDEWLYMAKHSEVREDFKSPYMKKIAEKLSILKMTPKELKAYRDYMNKTLKERDYIVSAEEKGKTDLIKIMLQKGNSVEKISELTDIPIEEIEKLKEERDE, encoded by the coding sequence ATGAGTAATATAGTCAGTTTTGATTACGCTATTAAAAATTTATTAAGAAATAAAGGCGATTATGACATAGTCGAGGGGTTTATTTCGATTATTCTTAAAGATGCAGGATATAGTGCAGTAAAAATAACAGCAGTACTTGAAAGTGAAAGTAATAAGGAAAAAGAAACATTAAAGTCTAGTGTAGCAGACGTCGTAGTTGAAGACGAGCAAGGGCATAAATATATAGTGGAAATAGATCGCTCACATACTGATCTTTTCCTAAAAAAAGCTTGTTTTAACAGCAGCCGTTTAATCGTCGATAGTATTTCTAAAAGCGAGGACTACTCTACTATCAAAAAAGTATTCCATATTAATTTATTATATTTTCCGTTTGCCAATATGAAAGTACCGTTATATCACGGAAAAACTGTTTTTAGAGAGGTTGACCACAAACATCCTATGCACTTGCACTTAGCCGACATGGGCGGCAGAATATTTGACAATTATAATTTGTTTCCGGAGTATTTTGTAATATCTGTACCTTTATTTGATGATGTTGTAAAAGATGAAATGGATGAATGGCTATATATGGCAAAACATTCAGAAGTAAGAGAAGATTTTAAATCACCTTACATGAAGAAAATAGCCGAGAAGCTTAGCATACTTAAGATGACTCCTAAAGAATTAAAAGCTTATCGAGACTATATGAACAAAACCTTAAAGGAGCGTGATTATATTGTTTCTGCTGAAGAAAAAGGGAAAACTGATTTAATAAAAATTATGTTACAAAAAGGTAATTCGGTTGAAAAAATATCTGAACTTACAGATATACCAATAGAAGAAATAGAGAAGCTAAAAGAGGAAAGAGATGAGTGA
- a CDS encoding phage capsid protein: MEQITDGLKEQFARNIGLVIQQEGSKLRKFVTNETQETEVIYFETMHTHEALPRHRTAAGYHEPGDGNENKLEKLTEFKTPRITRRQATAQAYYWTAAMDRNDKLNLLSDPTSKFPKLAGWAIGRKQDQIIINSFASPVNGGRTGQNLIYFDVANNVIPVGVKLVDATLALHANSLAGVHNGQQGANAKEAMRTGGLTVEKLLKTQQLLKKHSFGADEKYYLVCSSHQIGNLLRDSQVTSYDYNSVKALVSGEINSFVGFNFIITEMLGGIRGTTNSIRDCYAFTESSIRFGSVTGSVERQIDRLVQYHYAPSLYYSESFGATRTEEGQIVCIKCLEPADVAGHTGEHWQAAADDAHFNGAVHASIVPRQMIGAQCRNVDNTANIVVDALEPLLLK; the protein is encoded by the coding sequence ATGGAACAAATTACCGATGGTCTAAAAGAGCAATTCGCTCGCAATATCGGACTCGTTATTCAACAAGAAGGCTCAAAACTCCGTAAGTTCGTTACAAATGAAACTCAAGAGACGGAAGTAATATATTTTGAGACGATGCACACCCACGAAGCTTTGCCGAGGCATAGAACGGCAGCAGGCTATCATGAACCCGGTGACGGTAATGAGAATAAACTTGAAAAACTAACCGAATTTAAAACTCCAAGAATTACTAGACGCCAAGCAACGGCGCAAGCCTATTATTGGACGGCTGCCATGGATAGAAACGATAAGCTTAATTTGCTTAGCGATCCGACGTCTAAATTCCCAAAACTTGCAGGCTGGGCAATAGGTAGGAAACAAGATCAAATTATTATCAATAGCTTTGCCTCGCCTGTTAACGGCGGTAGAACGGGGCAAAATCTCATCTACTTTGACGTAGCAAATAACGTTATTCCGGTAGGAGTAAAACTTGTTGATGCGACGCTTGCACTGCATGCAAATAGCTTAGCAGGCGTTCATAACGGGCAGCAAGGAGCAAACGCCAAGGAAGCAATGCGAACCGGCGGATTAACAGTCGAGAAACTACTTAAAACTCAACAATTACTTAAAAAACACAGTTTCGGTGCAGATGAAAAATATTATTTAGTTTGCTCCTCTCATCAAATCGGCAATTTACTCCGAGATAGCCAAGTAACAAGCTACGATTATAACAGCGTTAAAGCCTTAGTAAGCGGGGAAATAAACTCATTTGTCGGCTTTAATTTTATCATTACCGAGATGCTAGGAGGCATAAGAGGTACGACCAACTCCATAAGAGATTGTTACGCCTTTACGGAAAGTTCTATAAGATTCGGTAGTGTTACCGGTTCAGTTGAGCGGCAAATAGATAGGTTAGTGCAATATCACTATGCACCGAGTTTATACTATTCCGAAAGCTTTGGGGCTACTCGTACCGAAGAGGGGCAAATAGTTTGCATTAAATGCTTAGAGCCGGCTGATGTTGCAGGACATACGGGAGAACATTGGCAGGCAGCAGCAGATGATGCGCATTTTAACGGTGCAGTGCATGCAAGTATCGTCCCACGGCAGATGATTGGAGCGCAATGTCGTAATGTCGATAATACGGCAAATATTGTAGTTGATGCATTAGAGCCGTTACTATTGAAATAA
- a CDS encoding portal protein, which yields MRDELSNKIEYFETLKTKREKWNAVWDELKKYVCPQTTGNKEIFDSTSIWSREQLASGLQSLMVNRAIKWFNINLLEQEGSEDEQPLNELPEVKLWLETIENTILNIFNNPGSNFYNQIHEFFLNLAAFGTSIFYVEEEPDLRSGLFFRNISLKECYFEEDKYGFVNSMYRLFTVNVKTAANKWSDFAPFKEKLLKDPDEQIEILHIVAPANEKSKTNRKTNQHGYSSEYIYLAEQKIISESGYSYFPFFVTRWIKEEGEVYGYAPAHHVLPDIKLLNSFRKTGIQVVQKQEQPSWLIPKDGYHLPLRDTPGASNFFRNGTLDKISPLNRVENPMCTELQQDKCRDAIFKASYIDIFRMQKENKEMTATEVQIRNEEQMRMMSPMVGRIETEFLNPLIRAIYGILAKYNKLPILEGINALPDIEVSYVSPLTRAQKSSAVNSIEQVIGFFQRSGISNFCPEIYDNINWDLCFKLLAEHRGIPQSILRPDKEVMQIRQQRKAAQMQQQMQQMGAGNENFN from the coding sequence ATGCGTGATGAATTAAGTAATAAAATAGAATATTTTGAGACGCTAAAGACCAAACGAGAGAAATGGAACGCCGTGTGGGACGAATTAAAAAAATATGTCTGTCCGCAAACCACCGGCAATAAGGAAATATTTGATTCAACCTCTATTTGGTCAAGGGAGCAATTAGCTTCAGGCTTGCAAAGTTTAATGGTTAATCGAGCTATTAAATGGTTTAATATTAATTTGTTAGAGCAAGAAGGTAGCGAGGATGAACAACCATTAAACGAGCTACCGGAAGTTAAATTATGGTTGGAGACGATAGAAAACACTATCTTAAATATTTTTAATAATCCGGGATCGAATTTTTATAATCAAATACACGAGTTTTTTTTAAATCTTGCTGCATTTGGCACTAGTATATTTTATGTCGAAGAAGAGCCGGATTTGCGGTCAGGGCTGTTTTTTCGCAATATTAGTCTAAAAGAATGTTATTTTGAAGAAGATAAATACGGCTTTGTTAATTCGATGTATCGACTTTTTACGGTGAACGTCAAGACGGCGGCAAACAAATGGTCTGACTTTGCGCCGTTTAAAGAGAAGCTACTAAAAGACCCCGATGAACAAATAGAGATATTACATATCGTAGCTCCTGCCAATGAAAAGAGCAAAACTAATCGTAAAACCAATCAGCACGGCTATAGCTCGGAATATATTTATTTAGCTGAGCAAAAAATTATCTCCGAGTCCGGTTATTCCTACTTTCCGTTTTTCGTCACCAGGTGGATTAAGGAGGAAGGTGAAGTATACGGCTATGCGCCTGCTCATCACGTTTTACCGGATATTAAGCTGTTAAATTCCTTTAGAAAAACCGGCATACAAGTTGTACAAAAACAGGAGCAACCTTCTTGGTTAATACCGAAGGACGGCTATCACTTGCCGCTTCGTGATACGCCGGGAGCGAGTAATTTTTTTCGCAACGGCACGCTTGACAAGATAAGCCCGCTAAATAGAGTGGAAAATCCTATGTGTACGGAGCTGCAACAAGATAAATGCCGAGATGCGATATTTAAGGCTTCTTATATTGATATATTTCGCATGCAGAAAGAAAATAAAGAAATGACGGCTACGGAGGTGCAAATAAGGAATGAGGAGCAAATGCGGATGATGTCGCCGATGGTCGGCAGAATTGAAACGGAGTTTTTAAATCCGCTAATTAGAGCTATTTACGGGATATTAGCCAAATATAACAAATTACCGATATTAGAAGGAATAAATGCTCTACCCGACATTGAAGTTAGTTATGTCTCACCTTTAACTAGGGCGCAAAAATCATCGGCGGTTAATAGTATTGAGCAAGTAATAGGATTCTTCCAACGTAGCGGTATTAGTAATTTCTGCCCGGAGATTTACGACAATATCAACTGGGATTTATGTTTTAAACTACTTGCCGAACATAGAGGGATACCGCAATCGATCCTTAGACCCGACAAAGAAGTAATGCAAATCAGACAGCAGAGAAAAGCAGCGCAAATGCAACAACAAATGCAGCAAATGGGAGCGGGAAATGAAAATTTTAATTGA